DNA from Lactobacillus johnsonii:
GTTGCCTGAGAGGCATCCATTCTCATCTGATTGCTCAAATAGATAATATTATTCTTTCCTACTTTTTCTTCTAATTTAGCAAAGTTTTTCTTTTCCCAAACTGAAGATGTGGATAAAACCTGTCTTGGGTCATATACTGCCATAATTACTTTAGCGCGTTTCATAATATCTTTTAACATATTATCACCGTATTTGGCGTAAGCTTGGTTTTTCTGCGTAAGTAATAAATGCGCTTCATCAATCAAGGCTATATCTATTTTATTTTCAGGATCAACTTGCTTTATGAAAGTAACAGGCTTTGCAACTTGTACTTGATCATCCCTATCAAAAAGTTTTTTTGATATTTCTTTATATACTTTAAGTTGTTCAGCTTGATTAACTATCATTGCAACAGATAATCTTTGAGAGTTGTCCTTAATTTTTTTCTCGTTAGCAGATATTTGATCTTCATGCACTAGATCGTAAAAAATATTACTCATCAAAACGGTTTTACCTGAGCCAGCATTACCTTCTACCAGAATAAGCTTACCTTCATCCATTTTTTTATTTTTCTGCTTAAAGAGTTCTTCATTTATTTTATCTATAATTTTTGCCTTCGCATTTAATTGTTCGTTGGTTAGTTTATTAAACGGGGATGCCTTAAAAATAGCTGATGATTCAATTATTTTACGAGTTGGAAATAAAATTTTGTTTTTCTTTCCTAATTGTTTCCAAATGAGATCAAATAAATTATCAAATTCATCAGAATCATAGTATCTATTTTGCTCATTATGACGTCTATTATTTAAACGATATACTGCCGGTACACTGCTAAGATATTGCATCATTCTATTTTCAATATCAAGAGTCATAGATTTATTAAAGTGTTCGTGTCCAATTACAAACATACTTACATTTTTTGAATTTTTTAAATGAAAAAAATCATCTCTTTTAGCTGGATCTGAATCCAAGTGTTGTAATGTACGTCTTTGAATATCGTTTGTTTCACCAACATATACTGTATATTGTGAACTATCTTTATTCATAGGATCGTTTATGACATATACAGTAGGAAATTCTGTCAATAATACTCGCTTTTTTTTATCTGAAGCATATTTTTGATTAATCTTATCATTTAACTGACTAGCCGTTTGAATATTATAGCTAGTTTCATATATGATTGGTGCTTTTAATTCTTTATTTGCCAAAATATTAAAGTCTCTCTTTTATTCATAATCTTTATTACATACTCTTCTTAAAAGATATCATAATTGTATCTACTGATATACAAAAATTCTAGTATTTTAGTTATTTTACATAATAAAAAATATGAACCAAGCAAAAAAGCTGACTAACAAGCCAGCTTTTCTACTACTCTTCACTATTCAATTCATCTAACACATCTTGCATATCAAGATCATCTGGTTGAACTTGCAGGTACTTCTTAATCAATTCCTTAGTTGTTGGAATCTCACGCAACTCATAGAACAAGCTAATCATCTGTCTCAAGAAGTTTGCATTATTTTGAAAGGCTGGATAGGCAAGCAAGAATTCACTCTTAGCCTTATCGTAATCTTCAAGTCTTTGGTAAGAAACAGCCAAATTCCAGTGAGCTTGTGGCTCTAATTCTTCATCGTCAAGATCCTTGAATAAGCTAATATTAGCCTCATCTTGATGCTGGTGAAGGTATAAGTTAGACAACTGCAAGCGCAAATCACTATTGTCAGGAGCAACCTCAAGTCCCTTTTTAAGCAAGCGTTCTGCTTCATCTAATTGGTTCAAGTTAGCAGCAGCTTTGGCACCCAAACTATACAGAACTTCATCTAATTCGTTATAAGATAGACCAGTTTGCGCAGTTCTGAGCACTTCCTCATTGTTGTCTTCAGCGGCATAGGCTTGGGCAAGAAGTGGATAGGCATTTACATAATCCGGTTGAGTTTCAATTACCTGGTCTAAATACTTAATTGCAGCCTTATTATCGTTAGCCGAAAGCATAATTAAGCCAGCTTCATAAAGAGCATCAATACTTAAAATATCATTTTCATGACTCTTAATTTCATTTGCTGCTTCTTCATACTCACCTAATTTAGCAAGACAAGCTGCAATTCTTTGACTTAAAACTACTTCACCGAAAGTCTTATTATTTTTAGCTAATCCACGGTATAAGTCTAAGGCTTCGCTGTAGTCACCGCTAAGATAGTCTAATTCAGCCAAACCAAAGTTAATGGCATCTTCATCAGGAGCTAATTTATGTGCTTCTAAGAGCTTTTGATGGGCTGTTTCAATTAACCCATTACTTTGATAGTAATCAGCTAAATCAAGCAAACTTTCAAGATAAGCGTCACTGTCTGACTTTACATCATAAAGTAGCTGCAAGCCATCGTCTTCATCCCCATCATTTAACAAAATTTCAGCTAAATAGACCTTAAACAAATCCTCTTTAGGAAATTGTCCAATCAAAAAACGGTAAACTTCTTTAGAAAGATCAGTAAAACCAAGATCAGTTAAGTTTTCAGCTAAAGAAGCAAGGATTTTTGGGTCATCATTATCCAAAGCCTTTTTCAAGAGAATTCGATTATCAGAAAAATCATGATTTTGAATTGCATCTAATAGTTGTTCAGAATAAGTCATTTTTTCACTCTTTTCATTTGTGCTCTCACAATAATTGTACACAAAAAACGTGCCAAGCTATACAACTTAGCACGTTTTTATTTTGCTAGTAACTGAACAATTACTTAACAGCATCCTTAAGAGCCTTACCTGGCTTGAATGCAGGAACCTTAGAAGCTGGGATTTCGATTTCAGCCCCAGTTTGTGGGTTACGACCCTTACGAGCTGCACGGTGACGTACTTCAAAAGTACCGAAACCGATCAATTGAACTTTTTCACCCTTAGCAAGATCTTCTTGAATAGAGTTAAAGATTGCATCAACTGCAGCAGCAACTTCTTTCTTGGTTAAGTCAGTTTTAGCAGCAACTTCAGAAACTAATTCTGCCTTGTTTGCCATTCCACTTCACCTCCCAAAATGAACTAATAATATTTTTAAACAAAACCTTTGAAAATAAGAAAAATGAGTTATTCATTTATTCCCTGCAATAAAATTAGCACACTAAGACGCTTAGTTGCAAGCTTTTTCGCAGATATATCCCTATTTTTTTGAAATTTAAGGCTTATTTACGTTTTCTAGCTAAGATTTTAATTGGCGTTCCCACAAAATCAAAGTTTTGTCTTAATTGATTAATTAAAAATCTCTGGTATGAGAAGTGAAGCAACTCTGGAGCATTTACAAAGACGACAAATGTTGGCGGCGTTACAGCAACTTGAGTCATGTAGTAGATTCTTAATCTCTTTCCATTAACAAGTGGAGTTGGTGTAATTCTAGTTGCTTCAAGAAGTAAATCGTTCAAGACACTAGACTGAATTCGACGAGTTTGATTTTCATGAACTTCTTTAACAAGCTTCAAGATATCTGGAACTCTTTGACCCGTCTTAGCAGAAACGAAAATAATTGGAGCATAGTCTAAGTATTGGAACTCTCTTCTGATTGTATCTTCAAAGTCCTTCATACTTCTACTATCTTTTTTAGGTAGATCCCACTTATTTACAACAATAATTACACCACGGCCTGCGTCATGAGCATATCCTGCTACGTGCTTATCTTGTTCACGAATACCAGTACTTGCATCTAAGACTAAAAGTGTAATATCACTTTCTTCAATAGCACTGATCGCTCTTAAAACAGAATACTTTTCGGTCTTCTCATAAACCTTACCACGCCGTCTGATACCGGCTGTATCAACGATAGTATACTTTTGCCCATCATTGGTAAAAGTCGTGTCAATGGCGTCTCTAGTCGTTCCTTCGATATTAGAAACAATTACACGTTGTTCACCTAAAATAGCATTTACAAGTGAAGATTTACCGACATTTGGACGTCCAATCACACTAAAGCGAATTGAACCATCTTCATGTTGGTTAGCCTTGTCCCCAAATTCACCAACAATAGCATCGAGTAAATCACCCATTCCAGTTCCATGACTACCAGAAACTGGGATTGGATCACCTAAGCCTAAGCTATAAAAGTCATAAATATCTGTTCTTTGCTCAGGATTATCAGCCTTATTAATGGCCAAAATAACTGGCTTTTTAGTTCGATAAAGCATTTTAGCAATTGTTTCATCCATGTTAGTCATATGTTGAGTAACATCCCCTAACATCACAATTACATCTGCTTCATCAATGGCAATTTCAGCTTGTGCCTTAATTTGTTCTTCAATTTCACCAGAGTCTAGAGTAATACCACCAGTATCAATCAGGATAAATTCATGACCCATCCATTCAGCACGGGCATAAATTCTATCTCTAGTAACTCCAGCCTTATCTTCAACAATAGCTACACGAGAATTAATAATTCTGTTAAAAATAGTTGACTTACCAACATTTGGACGTCCAACTAATGCAACTACGGGTAATGACATATTATTTCTACCCCTTTCTATCTAATGAAATAAAAAAAGCTGACCGGAGTCAGCTTTTTTTAGACTAATGACGATTAATCCTTATCTTTAAGTTGATCACCAATAATGTCACCTAAAGCAAAACCGTTGTCATTGTCATTCATGTACTTATCAGCTACAGAATCTTGACGACGACGTGGACGTGAGTTGTTTTCACTCTTAGCAGCATTAGGATCAGCTTGCTTGATTGACAATGAGATTCTTCTGTCACTTGGGTCAACACTTAAAACTTTAACTTTAACAGTTTGACCAACCTTTAAAACATCACTTGGCTTATCAACATGCTTGTTAGCAATTTCTGAAACATGTACTAAGCCTTGAATTCCATCAGCTACTTCGATGAATGCACCGAATGAAGTTAAAGTCTTAACTTCACCTTCAATGATGTCGCCTTCATGTAAGCCTTCAGTAGCTTCTTCAAATGGGGATGGTAAAGTTTGCTTAATTGACAGGGAGATTCTGTGTCTATCGTCATCAATACCGATAACTTTAACCTTAACATCTTGACCAGCCTTCAATACATCGCTTGGCTTATCAACATGCTTGTAAGAAATTTCTGAAATGTGAACTAAACCGTCCACACCACCAACGTCAACAAAGGCACCAAAACCAGTTAAACGTGATACTTTACCTTCAACAGTGTCACCTACAACTAATTGTGAAGCAACGTTTTCGAAAGCTTCTTCACGTTCTTGTTCGATTAAGTCTTTTCTTGAAAGAATTAATCTGTTCTTGTTAGGATCAATTTCAGTGATCTTCAAGTTCATCTTCTTGCCAATGTATGGCTTCAAGTCAGAAACGTAACGGTTAGAAATTAATGAAGCTGGTAAGAATCCACGTGTACCAACATCAACTAATAAACCACCGCGAACAGCACCAGTTACAGTACCTTCAACAGTCTTGCCTTCTTCGAAGACCTTTTCTAATTCCTTGTAAGCTTCTCTTTCCTTCAAACGAGTAACTGAGAAGAAGAATTCACCGTTTTCCTTGTCGCCACCAGCTCTTCTAAGAACTAAAGCTTCAAACTTATCACCAGGTTTTACCAATTGGTTCAAATCTGCATTACGGTCGTTAGTGAATTCACGCTTAGTGATTACACCTTCAACACCTGCATTTTCAACACCAACAGCGATTTGTCCATCTTCAACACTTAAAACTTCAACGTTAACAATGTTGCCGACTTCAACTCCCTGCATTTCTTTTAGAGCATCTAAGAATTGATTACTATTATCTGTCATAATTACCTCCCAATATCATACTCTATTTTAAAGTACTTGATATCTTTTTTCCACACTTTTGTTTAATTTTTTTGCTTTTTTTGAATTATCTCGGTTATTTTGGCTACAACTTCATCAATTGTTAAGTTTGTAGTATCTAATTCAATTGCATCATCTGCTTTTTTCAATGGAGAAATTTCACGATGCGAATCTTTATAGTCTCTAACCTCAATATCATGTTCGATATCTTTTAAGTCTTGATGAATGCCTTTTTCCTGAAAATCTAAGAAGCGTCTCTTAGCTCTTGATGCAACACTAGCGATTAAGAAAATTTTTACCTCTGCATCTGGTAAAACTGTCGTTCCAATATCACGACCATCCATAATAACATCGTGCTTGCCCGCCATTTCGCGCTGCAATTCAACCATCTTTTCACGAATTGATCTTAAGGCAGAAACTTGAGAAACGTTCTCTGTAATTTCAGGTGTTCTGATGTCAATTGACACATCCTTGCCATTTACGTAAACCTTTTGTTCTCCATCTTCTTGCTTAAAATCAATTGTACTATGGTCGATTAAGTTCAAAATTGCCTTTTCATCCCCATAGTCAACGTTATTATCGTGTGCAATTAATGTACATGCTCGATACATTGCACCAGTATCGATATAAATATAGCCCAAATTATGTGCGATAATTTTAGCAACTGTACTCTTCCCCGCTGATGCAGGACCATCAATAGCTACTTGCATTAAATAATTTAGTCCTTTCTTTTTCATTCAAAGTAAATTCTACCATAAAACAAAAAACAGAAGTCAATTGACTCCTGCTAAATAAAATTATTTTTACTATTTAAACTTTAAAAGTTACGTCTTACAAATTTTTCTAAAACTGGCAATAAGGTCTTAGCCAATAATAAAACGACAATACTATTAATTATCCCTTTAATTAGGTTAAACGGCACAATTGCTGAAACAATATAAGTTAAAAGCGATGAATTAAGCTTAAAGCCCATCAAAGAAATATACATTGGAGTTAAAACGAAATAGTTTGCTAAAGACATTACTACCGTTAAAGCAATTGTTCCGACTGCTAATCCCAAAATTTGGTATTGTACTTTGTCTTCATGCTTTTTACTAATGAAGTAGAATGGCAAGATATAAGCTAAGCTTGCTAAAAATGCAGCCAATTGACCAATCATTGAAATTGGGTTAAATCCCGAAATAAAGAGGCTCAACAATGATTTAAAAAGCGCAATCATTGTCCCGCCCAAAGGACCAAAAACCAAAGTACTTAAAGCTACTAATGAATCAGAAAAATCCATCTTTAAGTAATCAAAGCCGGGAATAATTGGGACTTCAATCTTCATAATCAAAAATGCTAATGCACCAATCATTGCCCAAGCGAGCCAGTAGGCTAATCTTACATGACTTAAACTTGTTTTTCTTTGCATGATAGTTCCTCCATAACATACAAAAGGTCTGTCGCTTCAGCAACAGACCTTATTAATCATCTAAATCATGTTTAATTCTTTAGTCTGTCTTCTTCCATCTAGACTATAACTATCGGTACCTGAGGTTCAACTACATGTGTAGCTCGCGGACTCTAACCGCCGGTCGGGAATTTCGCCCTGCCCTGAAGACAACATCCTTGTATTTATTTTTTACAAGTAAATAATAATACTTCTTGGTAGAATTGTAAACATTATTGTTTTTTATTATCTTAATTTTATTGATTGGCCAATACTAATACTATCAGCTGACTCTAAATCATTAATTTGCTCTAAGTGGTGCACTGAAGTGTTATTTTCACGGGCAATCTTTGATAAAGAATCTCCCTCTTGCACAGTGTAAGATCTTGGTGCCTCATGTTGTGAAGAACTACTTCCACCATTGTTTTGCCAAGTATTTTGATTAGTTTGAGTCGAGTTTTGAGTTGATTGTTGGCTTTGATATTGAGTAGTAGTTTGACTAGCACTAGATTCATAAGATTGGCTACTACTGCTTTGACTAACCTGACTACTTTGAGATTCTGACTGACTAACAACAGCTGGTGTTGTATCTTGAGATTGACTTGAAGAACTTTCTTCTTCTCTTCTCACACTGCAACTCTTAGACTTACTCTTCTTAGAAGAGCTGTGCTTACTCTTTTTACTTTTAGTCTTGTAAGACTTAGAAGATGAGCTTTTTGAAACCTTAACGCTCTTTTCAGCTAAGTTATTAGAGTTTGCGTGCAATCTTGAAGAAACAATCGGAATTAATGCAATGATAATTATTGCAACAATAATCAATCCAGCCCAGAGCTGACTATGATGTGGACCTTTTGGACTGCCTTCTGATTGAGTAGATTTTCTAGAAGTAACTTCTGGCTCTGCTTCTGACTCCCGATGATGCATTGCCCTTCTAGATGTTTTAGGACGCTCAAAATGCTTGTAAGGGCCTTTTGGTTCTTTATTGTCCTGAGATTTATTTTCCTTCATTCAAAAGTCCTCCAAATTATAGATTATTAGTTTCATTTTATCATAGCTTTTAATAAAGCGTTAGTCAGCTAAGTGATTTAAACGAAAGACTTCTTCATTCGTTAATTCACGATACTCGCCCGAATTTAATGACTTTAAAGTTAAAAAGGCATACTTTTCACGAGCTAATTTTTCTACAAAGTGATGTACTGCTTCAAACATTCTCTTAACTTGGTGGTAGTGACCTTCATGGATAGTCAATTGAACAATTTGAGTCTTCTTTTTCTCATCAGTCTTTAAAATCTTTAACTTAGCTGGTGCACTCTTTCGTCCATCAATACGCACACCATGAGTAAGAGAGCGAATCTCTTCTGGAGAAAGGATTCCCTTAATCTTTGCTACATAAACCTTTGGCACTTCGTTACGTGGGTGCATTAATTTATTTGCTAATTCACCATCGTTTGTCATTAGTAATAAGCCGGATGTATCGTAATCAAGACGCCCTACTGGATAAAGGCGATATGGTACATCTTCAAAGAAATCAACTACTGTCTTTCTTCCTTTGTCATCGCTTACTGAAGAAATGACACCACGTGGCTTATAAAATAAGTATGTGTGGAGGGCTTCTTTTTCAATTGGAACTCCATTTACTTCAATCTTGTCGCTAGGTTCAACTTTTGTTCCTAGTTCAGTAACTTTTTTACCATTAACAGTTACTTGTCCTGCACTAATCATCTTTTCAGCCTTACGTCTTGAGGCAACACCTGCCTGCGCAATTACTTTTTGTAATCTTTCAGCCATTTTACTCACCCTCATCAAAATTAATTTCTTTATTTCTACTATCATCCTGATTAAATAGGTTCACAGGATTATCATCTGCTTCAAATTCTTCAATTACCGGTAAATCAGCCAAACTTTCATAGTTAAAGTACTGTAAAAAATAATCGGTCGTTACATATAAGTTAGGATGTCCTGGGACATCCTTTTTTCCATCTACTTTGATTAATCCGCGCCAAACCAAAGTTTGCAGCGCACCCGCTGAGTTAACCCCTCTTAAGTCATCAATTTCAACTCGAGTAATCGGCTGTCGATACGCAATAATCGACAAGATTTCAAGTGCTGACTGACTTAAATTCTTAGATAGATCTTTTTGGAAAAATTTAGAAATAATATCTCCGCATTTCGGACTAGTGGTTAATTTATAAATTTGATTGATGCAAATTAACTGCAAACCTGAATTTTCATCATTTTTCAATCGGTCCTTAAGATGATTAGCTAATTCTCTTAGGGCAGCTGGAGAAATTTCTAACAACTGTAGTAAATTCTCAGTTTCTAAACCATCATCCCCCGCTGCATAAAGTAAGGCTTCTAATTCTGCTTCTTTACTTGCCATTAATCTCAACTTTCTCTAACTCTAGATCACCAAAATCTCTATTTTGCTTTACTACAATTTTATGATCACGACATAATTCTAAAACTGCTAGGAATAAACCAATTACTTGATCAAGATCTTGAAAGTTTTTAATACAATCAAAAAAACTAGTCGATCTTTTCTTTTGTAACCTGTTTTTTAAAAAGCTTGTCATTTCTTCAATTGAAGTCTCGTGAACCTCAATTTTTCCAACTTGTGGCTTTCTCAGTTTGAATCGCTCTAAAACTACTTTAAAAGTATTTGCAAGCTCATCACTTGTAATTTCTCCTAAAGGAAGTGGTTCAATCTCTTTTTTAGGGGAAACAGATGGATCCTTTGCCACTGTAATTGGCATTTCTTCATCTCTTTTTTTAAAGTATTCGGCAATTCTTTGAAAGACTGAGTACTGGACTAGTTGCTCAACAAGTTCAGTACGCGGATCTTCTTGATACTGATCTTCCTCAATAAAGTCATTTTTAGGAAGTAAATATTGAGACTTAATTCTAAGTAATGTTGACGCCATCACAAAATACTCTCCAGCAATTTGTAAGTCCAAAGTTTGCCAGCGAGCTAAATTAGCTAAATATTGTCCCGTAATTTTTGCAATTGGAATATCATAGATATCTATCTTTTGTGATCTGATTAAGTGTAAAAGTAAATCGAGTGGTCCCGTAAAATTAGGAAGATCTAAAGTTAATTCATCAACATTATTCATCAGTTTTATTTTCCTTTAAATAATTTAATAAAGATGCCCAATTAGGTAGGGCAGTAATCATTTTATCAGGATAAAGATGCTTTAGGTCATTCATTACCAATTGCTTTGTTTTTTCATCACGCATTGTTGGATCAAGAGATAAATAGCGGATAATAATAAAATCTTTCTCTTCTTGAATACCAACAATACCGCGAGCATTACCATCTTGTTGATAGATAAGAACCTCGAATTGATTGGAATCGCTAGTATACAGTTTCATCTCTTCTTGCAGATTCTTAATATTTTTAAAATCTGGGAGATAAGATAAATATCCCATTACAGTTTTTTCGTAATCTTTTTTATATTTGCTGATCATAATAGTTAGGCACGTGGATGTGCTCGATTGTAAACCTCCAAAATATGTTTCTGCGTCAGATTAGTATAAATCTGCGTAGTTGTAATATCACTATGGCCCAAGATTTCTTGAACCACTCTTAAATCCGCCCCATTTTCTAATAAATGAGTCGCAAAAGTATGTCTAAGAGTATGTGGTGTAACATTTTTGGTTATTCCGATAAGTTGACAATATTTTTTTATCTTTTGCCAAACAGCTTGTCTCGTCAATTGATGACCATGATTATTTAGGAAAATCACATCAGTAAATTGACCGCTTTTTAAGATTTGATTCTCTCGGACATCTTTTTGATATTTCTCTAACCATGATAAAGCAACTTCGGTAATCGGAACAAGACGTTCTTTTGATCCTTTACCAAGAACTCTAA
Protein-coding regions in this window:
- a CDS encoding ECF transporter S component, which codes for MQRKTSLSHVRLAYWLAWAMIGALAFLIMKIEVPIIPGFDYLKMDFSDSLVALSTLVFGPLGGTMIALFKSLLSLFISGFNPISMIGQLAAFLASLAYILPFYFISKKHEDKVQYQILGLAVGTIALTVVMSLANYFVLTPMYISLMGFKLNSSLLTYIVSAIVPFNLIKGIINSIVVLLLAKTLLPVLEKFVRRNF
- the der gene encoding ribosome biogenesis GTPase Der, with product MSLPVVALVGRPNVGKSTIFNRIINSRVAIVEDKAGVTRDRIYARAEWMGHEFILIDTGGITLDSGEIEEQIKAQAEIAIDEADVIVMLGDVTQHMTNMDETIAKMLYRTKKPVILAINKADNPEQRTDIYDFYSLGLGDPIPVSGSHGTGMGDLLDAIVGEFGDKANQHEDGSIRFSVIGRPNVGKSSLVNAILGEQRVIVSNIEGTTRDAIDTTFTNDGQKYTIVDTAGIRRRGKVYEKTEKYSVLRAISAIEESDITLLVLDASTGIREQDKHVAGYAHDAGRGVIIVVNKWDLPKKDSRSMKDFEDTIRREFQYLDYAPIIFVSAKTGQRVPDILKLVKEVHENQTRRIQSSVLNDLLLEATRITPTPLVNGKRLRIYYMTQVAVTPPTFVVFVNAPELLHFSYQRFLINQLRQNFDFVGTPIKILARKRK
- the rpsA gene encoding 30S ribosomal protein S1; this translates as MTDNSNQFLDALKEMQGVEVGNIVNVEVLSVEDGQIAVGVENAGVEGVITKREFTNDRNADLNQLVKPGDKFEALVLRRAGGDKENGEFFFSVTRLKEREAYKELEKVFEEGKTVEGTVTGAVRGGLLVDVGTRGFLPASLISNRYVSDLKPYIGKKMNLKITEIDPNKNRLILSRKDLIEQEREEAFENVASQLVVGDTVEGKVSRLTGFGAFVDVGGVDGLVHISEISYKHVDKPSDVLKAGQDVKVKVIGIDDDRHRISLSIKQTLPSPFEEATEGLHEGDIIEGEVKTLTSFGAFIEVADGIQGLVHVSEIANKHVDKPSDVLKVGQTVKVKVLSVDPSDRRISLSIKQADPNAAKSENNSRPRRRQDSVADKYMNDNDNGFALGDIIGDQLKDKD
- a CDS encoding LysM peptidoglycan-binding domain-containing protein, whose amino-acid sequence is MKENKSQDNKEPKGPYKHFERPKTSRRAMHHRESEAEPEVTSRKSTQSEGSPKGPHHSQLWAGLIIVAIIIIALIPIVSSRLHANSNNLAEKSVKVSKSSSSKSYKTKSKKSKHSSSKKSKSKSCSVRREEESSSSQSQDTTPAVVSQSESQSSQVSQSSSSQSYESSASQTTTQYQSQQSTQNSTQTNQNTWQNNGGSSSSQHEAPRSYTVQEGDSLSKIARENNTSVHHLEQINDLESADSISIGQSIKLR
- a CDS encoding DUF2075 domain-containing protein; the protein is MANKELKAPIIYETSYNIQTASQLNDKINQKYASDKKKRVLLTEFPTVYVINDPMNKDSSQYTVYVGETNDIQRRTLQHLDSDPAKRDDFFHLKNSKNVSMFVIGHEHFNKSMTLDIENRMMQYLSSVPAVYRLNNRRHNEQNRYYDSDEFDNLFDLIWKQLGKKNKILFPTRKIIESSAIFKASPFNKLTNEQLNAKAKIIDKINEELFKQKNKKMDEGKLILVEGNAGSGKTVLMSNIFYDLVHEDQISANEKKIKDNSQRLSVAMIVNQAEQLKVYKEISKKLFDRDDQVQVAKPVTFIKQVDPENKIDIALIDEAHLLLTQKNQAYAKYGDNMLKDIMKRAKVIMAVYDPRQVLSTSSVWEKKNFAKLEEKVGKNNIIYLSNQMRMDASQATIDWIRNIVDKGLINKIPHDDNYQIKIFNDPSEMQKAIQEKNSNQKNGISRMVATFDWDYSGGKTQPPNNQRYWEVSEGEWHMPWNYEINRRDKYESKHRAHKSVKYSEQSWAEKDYTIDEIGSTYTVQGFDLNYVGVELGPSVKYRNGHIIHDPLESSNSKATQKRDSTKSYADTLLKNEFNVLMTRGVHGLYIHAVDPELQKALEEASR
- a CDS encoding tetratricopeptide repeat protein, which translates into the protein MTYSEQLLDAIQNHDFSDNRILLKKALDNDDPKILASLAENLTDLGFTDLSKEVYRFLIGQFPKEDLFKVYLAEILLNDGDEDDGLQLLYDVKSDSDAYLESLLDLADYYQSNGLIETAHQKLLEAHKLAPDEDAINFGLAELDYLSGDYSEALDLYRGLAKNNKTFGEVVLSQRIAACLAKLGEYEEAANEIKSHENDILSIDALYEAGLIMLSANDNKAAIKYLDQVIETQPDYVNAYPLLAQAYAAEDNNEEVLRTAQTGLSYNELDEVLYSLGAKAAANLNQLDEAERLLKKGLEVAPDNSDLRLQLSNLYLHQHQDEANISLFKDLDDEELEPQAHWNLAVSYQRLEDYDKAKSEFLLAYPAFQNNANFLRQMISLFYELREIPTTKELIKKYLQVQPDDLDMQDVLDELNSEE
- a CDS encoding segregation and condensation protein A, which gives rise to MNNVDELTLDLPNFTGPLDLLLHLIRSQKIDIYDIPIAKITGQYLANLARWQTLDLQIAGEYFVMASTLLRIKSQYLLPKNDFIEEDQYQEDPRTELVEQLVQYSVFQRIAEYFKKRDEEMPITVAKDPSVSPKKEIEPLPLGEITSDELANTFKVVLERFKLRKPQVGKIEVHETSIEEMTSFLKNRLQKKRSTSFFDCIKNFQDLDQVIGLFLAVLELCRDHKIVVKQNRDFGDLELEKVEINGK
- the scpB gene encoding SMC-Scp complex subunit ScpB; translation: MASKEAELEALLYAAGDDGLETENLLQLLEISPAALRELANHLKDRLKNDENSGLQLICINQIYKLTTSPKCGDIISKFFQKDLSKNLSQSALEILSIIAYRQPITRVEIDDLRGVNSAGALQTLVWRGLIKVDGKKDVPGHPNLYVTTDYFLQYFNYESLADLPVIEEFEADDNPVNLFNQDDSRNKEINFDEGE
- the cmk gene encoding (d)CMP kinase, which codes for MQVAIDGPASAGKSTVAKIIAHNLGYIYIDTGAMYRACTLIAHDNNVDYGDEKAILNLIDHSTIDFKQEDGEQKVYVNGKDVSIDIRTPEITENVSQVSALRSIREKMVELQREMAGKHDVIMDGRDIGTTVLPDAEVKIFLIASVASRAKRRFLDFQEKGIHQDLKDIEHDIEVRDYKDSHREISPLKKADDAIELDTTNLTIDEVVAKITEIIQKKQKN
- a CDS encoding HU family DNA-binding protein, whose amino-acid sequence is MANKAELVSEVAAKTDLTKKEVAAAVDAIFNSIQEDLAKGEKVQLIGFGTFEVRHRAARKGRNPQTGAEIEIPASKVPAFKPGKALKDAVK
- a CDS encoding pseudouridine synthase translates to MAERLQKVIAQAGVASRRKAEKMISAGQVTVNGKKVTELGTKVEPSDKIEVNGVPIEKEALHTYLFYKPRGVISSVSDDKGRKTVVDFFEDVPYRLYPVGRLDYDTSGLLLMTNDGELANKLMHPRNEVPKVYVAKIKGILSPEEIRSLTHGVRIDGRKSAPAKLKILKTDEKKKTQIVQLTIHEGHYHQVKRMFEAVHHFVEKLAREKYAFLTLKSLNSGEYRELTNEEVFRLNHLAD